From Rutidosis leptorrhynchoides isolate AG116_Rl617_1_P2 chromosome 3, CSIRO_AGI_Rlap_v1, whole genome shotgun sequence, a single genomic window includes:
- the LOC139897362 gene encoding ras-related protein RABA1f-like: protein MAGADDDYDYLFKVVLIGDSGVGKTNLLSRFSKNEFSLESKSTIGVEFATRSINVDDKIIKAQIWDTAGQERYRAITSAYYRGAVGALIVYDITRNVTFENVERWLKELRDHTDQNIVIMLVGNKADLRHLRAVQMDDAKAFAEKENNFFMETSALEALNVENAFTEVLTEIYHVVSKKALDIGNDPMALPKGKTINVGGRDDVTEVKKSGCCSS, encoded by the exons ATGGCGGGGGCAGACGATGACTATGATTACTTGTTCAAGGTCGTTTTGATTGGTGATTCTGGCGTCGGTAAAACCAATCTTTTGTCACGATTTTCTAAAAATGAGTTTAGCCTCGAATCTAAATCTACCATCGGGGTTGAATTTGCCACACGTAGCATCAACGTCGATGACAAGATCATCAAGGCCCAAATTTGGGATACCGCCGGTCAAGAAAG GTACCGTGCAATAACAAGCGCATACTATCGAGGAGCGGTAGGTGCACTTATTGTATACGACATCACACGTAACGTTACATTTGAAAACGTTGAAAGATGGCTCAAGGAGCTTCGGGATCATACGGATCAAAACATTGTGATCATGCTCGTTGGGAACAAGGCAGATCTACGTCACTTACGAGCTGTTCAAATGGATGATGCAAAGGCATTTGCGGAAAAGGAGAATAACTTTTTCATGGAGACATCTGCTCTTGAAGCTTTAAACGTTGAGAACGCTTTTACAGAAGTATTGACCGAAATTTATCATGTTGTGAGCAAGAAGGCGCTCGATATCGGTAATGATCCTATGGCTTTACCTAAGGGGAAAACAATCAATGTTGGAGGTAGAGATGATGTAACTGAGGTTAAAAAATCAGGGTGTTGCTCTAGCTAA